GTATCTCAAGCCCGTCCTCGATGACGATGCCTTGATTTTCTGCCTGGATGATCTCCCCGAGTCcagcggtgccggtgctgaGGCTTCTACtgccgacgccgagaaggGCGCGGGTGCGCCTGTGGATGAGTTGATTCAGAAGAACGCCGAGCTCCAAGCTCGGCTTGAGCAGTTGTCCAAGCAGTTCTCCAACTACCGCCTCGCCGTCCAGCAGACCCTCGATCAGCGCTGGCAGgcagatgacgacgacaaggatGCTGCttccaagggcaaggccgccgctgctgccgccgccgctacTACTGGTATGCCTtcggccccggcccccgAGGGTCCTGCCGCCAAGGACGGTGCTTCGGACTACTACTTCGAGTCGTACGCGCACAACGACATCCACGAGACCATGCTCAAGGACACTGTGCGCACCGAAGCCTACCGCGACTTCATCTACCAGAACAAGGACCTTTTCGCCGGCAAGGTGGTTCTCGACATCGGCTGCGGCACGGGCATCCTGTCCATGTTCTGCGCCAAGGCGGGCGCGAAGCAGGTCATCGCGGTCGACCGCTCGGAAATCATCGACAAGGCGCGCGAGAACATCTACGCCAACGGCCTGTCAGACGTCATCGTCACCCTCAAGGGCCGCATCGAGGAGGTCATCCTGCCCGTCGAAAAGGTCGACATCATCGTGTCCGAGTGGATGGGCTACTGCCTGCTGTACGAGGCCATGCTCAACTCCGTCCTCTGGGCCCGCGACAAGTATCTCACCCCGCAGGGTCTGATGGTCCCATCCCACGGCAACATGTGGATCGCGCCCGTGTCGGAACAGGAGTACATTGCCGAATACATCGACTTCTGGCGCGACGTGTACGGCTTCGACATGAAGGTGATGCAGAAGGGCATCTACCAGGACTGCCGCATGGAGGTCCGCCCCGCCGAGACCGTGTGCGGCACGCCCGCCTCCTTCGGCCTGCTCGACTTCCATaccgtcaaggtcgaggacTTGACCTTCACGGCCAAGTGGGCGAGCACCTTCTCCGACAAGGCCGAGAGCCACGACGGCTTCTTGGCTTGGTGGGATGTCTTCTTTGCCCGCGACCGCGTCGACGAGTCCATCAAGATCGACACCAAGGCGCAGGAGTGGGTTGCTGAGACCAAGGGCAAGTGCGGCGACAGGGACGCCCGCGTAGCCTTCACTACTGGCCCCTTCGGTGAGCCTACCCACTGGAGACAAGGCCTGATGCTtctcgacaagaacaaggtCAAGGTGACGAAGCCGGCTCCTGGCCAGAAGATTGCCGGTGAGATTGAGTATATCACGGCCGAGAACCACGAGCGCGGATTGAACTTGAGGGTTACTTGGGCTGCtgagggcgagaaggagcagaCTCAGACTTGGCTGTTGCACTAGTGGGATAACATTGAGTGGCGTCTGGCGCTGTGAAAATAAACAGGTCTGGAGGGTTTCTTTTATCTTAGGACGGGTTACATTTATTATACTAGACCCAAAACTGCGAAGCACTATATAGCCGGTAAACGTGATGCGAAGAGTGACGTACGTGTTTGTGGGCAATGGTCATTAGAATCTAACAGCCCAAAAAATTGTGCATTGCTGAATGTCTTCAATATCTAAGGCCGTTATAGTCAGGCACCTGTGCATATCAACCGCTATTTAACTCGCAAACTCTAGCCCCTCCAACAAGAACGCGCAGGCGCAAGGGTAATATGTAACAAGGAGCAGTTCATGTCCATGCTCTTTGTGGCCTTCAATCCCCAGAAATCAAGGCAAACCCGGCCTGCGTCATAacatccttcctcccctcccatgCATGGTATCTGCGTATCCGCCTATAAACAATATTCCGGTTTTGTGTAACATTTTTTTTCCAGTGCCGAATCCAAAAGAACGTATCCGACTTTAACCACCCACACGTTCCTGAAATTCTCCAATTTATTTACTCCCCGTCGGTCCCTGCGGCCCTGGATTCGAAGGCCcaccagcttctcctccatccttcGGCTTATACTTGGGCATCTTCTCATACGCATTCGGACTCGgtctcctttccctcttctttttccctttatCGCTGGATTTCCTCCCACGCCCGTCATGATCATGGTTACAGCCGCCTTCTCCGTGATCGTGATCATGGTTATGGTTATGGGAGGAGTGTCCGTGGCAGCCCctaccaccacttccaccacttccgccaccgccgccgccgccagatGTGATGCGTTTATCCATATCAGGTTCGGAATCAGAATCAGAAtcggaggatgaagaagagtcGGAAGAGGAATCGTCGCTGGACTCGTCTACGCCTTTTGGTCGGTGGTAGATACAACAGACTGTTTGTGTGCCGATAATTGTCAGCATGACTTGTACATGGATGTGTATGTCAAGTCCGCGTGGAAAGCAGGTGAGGGGAGCAAACGAGCAAACGAGCAAAACTAACCTTTGGACTTCTTCCTGCCAAGACCTTCGTTGTCAACGACATCGCTACGCCATTGTACTGATCGCCCGTTCGAGTGTGCGCCGCGTAATCGCAAGATGGCCGGGGCAGAGGTATCGGTTTGCGTTTGGGTTGGGGCGGCGGTTTGGCTGGTGGATGGTTGCGCTGGTTGCGCTTGCCGTTGGGCGACGGAGGCCATTTTGATTGTGATTGCGATTGTAATTGTTGTGTAtgtgtttggtgttttccTTTGAACGGATTGTGTTTGAACGAGTGGTTGTACCGTTCTATGAAGTAGTTTTAGGTGGTCGTAGATGGATGTTGTCGGGTGTATCGAAGCAGAGGGTTCCCGGGAGCGCTGCTATTTGACAAAGGCGCGGCGGTTTCAAGGGTGGTGTGATCTGTCCGAGAAAGGAGTTAGGTGATCGTCATTCGAAGGTCTTCCAGTCATGCGACAACAATTGCGGTCTGAGTCTTTGGAAACTTGGCGATCGCCGCTTGCTGACGAGGAGCGTGCCTGGCAGGAACTGGAACTTTTATGCGACTGGACTCTCGCCGCGGGGTTCCAGGCTGTTCCGTCGTTATCTTGATCTGGTAGCTCTCGGCCCGTCTCCCTGGGCCTCGGTGTCGTGCAATGGGTATTGGTTGGCAGATGGTAGTACCTTCTCGACTTCGAATAGGCTGGAAATGGACGCGAAGGTGTGTGATAGGTGTGTGTTCAATATTGAATACGTTAACAGGCCGCGGTGTGTGTATGGTTAATGGCCGTTAGAGCAACTCGGGCCTGAGATGACGGAAGGACCGCGGCCGCTGAAGGTTTTCGGTTTTGGCGCCTTTTCCCCACGTCCCTTCGTCATTCCATCTTCCACATTCCATTCGCCAAGACCAACAGAATGGACACAGACAATGCCTGGGCAGCCAATCACAGGTGGGGCGAAGATCGTCTGCGGGAAGGAAGCCGGAAGTGGCAGGATTGACAGGATCCCTGGCAGCCGAAGCGCAAGCGTCCGCAGCGTTCGGTTCTCTCACATAACCCTGATGGCAGGTCACTACTTTAACCCTGAACGAAAGTCCCAACAATGCCCCTGAATTGAGCCTCATTGTATTATCGGGAAGGGACCActgcaaacaaacaaaccagttTTTTGGATACCCATCTACGTATCCATGGTATATCCTTTCCACGTGCCTGTTGGTCCATTAAAGTTTTTCGTTGGTTTTCGGGACGTTGCGTCTGTTTACACGTCAAAGAATGAGGATGGGAGGTTTGAGTGTCGAATGGTGAGGCCGTAGGAAAGGGTAGCACACATTCCGTGACGTCCTTTTTTACATCAATCATGGCTTGCTCAGTTCAAGTTGGTCCTCATTTCTGCGGTTCATTGCCTTGTTCAAGCGGTTACGCTTGCATCTTGTAGAAATTCAACAACAGAAAGCGGTGCCGGTCCAGTCCACTCCAGCCTAAAGTCAATCTTGCGAATCATTCACCCCATGAGTGTCAGTAGGATGTTCGTGTTCAGCAGCTGGCGTGGCAGCACAATAGAAGCATCTTATATCCGTGATCCTTGAGCTTGTGAACCTCTTTGAATGCTGTGCTGCCTCAGAagaccaacatcatcaagcaCCACCAAACACCCCGCCTCTCCCGCGTCGCACAACGGGAGTGTCGATGCTTGCCAACATTCACTGGTCCTCATTGCCGTCCTTTTGCTGTTGGCAAAGCTTCCGGCAATCGGCCCACCCGTAAAACAGTCCCAGCTTCCACCGGCTTCCTGCCTTTGCCTGCTCTTGACTGAACTGTCCCTCACTGCGTTGGACTGCCTTTCTCTGCCCTTTTCTGTTCTTTCTCCCCGTCCACGTTCACGATCCCCAGCTTCGTTCCCGACCAACGGATATTTGTATATCCCTTCTGCAACCACCCACCTTGCATCCCCGCCCCCGGTTTGGGACCAGGACCCTTTCCCATACTTACCTTACTTTAtctacaacaacaac
This DNA window, taken from Sordaria macrospora chromosome 5, complete sequence, encodes the following:
- a CDS encoding S-adenosylmethionine-dependent methyltransferase superfamily domain-containing protein, producing MAAQMSTSAAQSEPRRDNYSSGSDAGSDSSSSGDEDEWQDQEEEQEEAPAIISLLDDHVFPDVVSMLNYCKDKGLDFLAIRDRLNLDFYGLIKLINFIRSKVHEGAAIPTEITAADLEDDKYLKPVLDDDALIFCLDDLPESSGAGAEASTADAEKGAGAPVDELIQKNAELQARLEQLSKQFSNYRLAVQQTLDQRWQADDDDKDAASKGKAAAAAAAATTGMPSAPAPEGPAAKDGASDYYFESYAHNDIHETMLKDTVRTEAYRDFIYQNKDLFAGKVVLDIGCGTGILSMFCAKAGAKQVIAVDRSEIIDKARENIYANGLSDVIVTLKGRIEEVILPVEKVDIIVSEWMGYCLLYEAMLNSVLWARDKYLTPQGLMVPSHGNMWIAPVSEQEYIAEYIDFWRDVYGFDMKVMQKGIYQDCRMEVRPAETVCGTPASFGLLDFHTVKVEDLTFTAKWASTFSDKAESHDGFLAWWDVFFARDRVDESIKIDTKAQEWVAETKGKCGDRDARVAFTTGPFGEPTHWRQGLMLLDKNKVKVTKPAPGQKIAGEIEYITAENHERGLNLRVTWAAEGEKEQTQTWLLH